A single window of Eucalyptus grandis isolate ANBG69807.140 chromosome 1, ASM1654582v1, whole genome shotgun sequence DNA harbors:
- the LOC104437902 gene encoding LOW QUALITY PROTEIN: rust resistance kinase Lr10 (The sequence of the model RefSeq protein was modified relative to this genomic sequence to represent the inferred CDS: inserted 3 bases in 3 codons; deleted 1 base in 1 codon) produces MRSSVPSLVLLFLCFAHGTADPAHPAHPADPDPCRPRSCPHGPDVQFPFLLEHSDQPHNCGYSPDFKLSCDERGHTQLSLPDTPRPLVVTDIDYNNTSIGVRDRDSCIPLLLANLNHSIFFYDNSSLNRDSSGYSYSGYSPPYNYTLFQCPPPRRTDSGMNWLGCLSTNAYDVYAVRSNSYVGDLPLVSCMRNGSIDLLPTTIDSMMDNVRLFWAKEKPDCGRCTNRKWCRRKESGTKCIDPPRRHEGKRNLEITGGVVGFFLFLVGLSGLGYFINEKRRDKAFQLKIESFLQDYEALKPTRYSYNDIKRITNDFEEKLGQGXYGTVYKGXLSDEIFVAVKMLDNSFGNGEEFINEVSTMGRIHHVNVVRMVGFCADGFRRALVYEFLANESLEKFIFQGEDTLDPFLSWERLHDIALGXAKGIEYLHQGCDHKILHFDIKPHNILLDNNFNPKIADFGLAKLCSKEQSAVSMTAARGTMGYIAPEVFSRNFGSVSSKSDVYSFGMLLLEMVGGRKNVDVNAKNMSQMYFPQWVYNHLNKGEELEIRIQEDGDHNIAKKLAIVGLWCIHWYPADRPPVKAVVQMLEGDECPVMPKNPFVSSSSGDAAIMRGRLWNTDLEVIAE; encoded by the exons ATGCGCTCTTCCGTTCCCTCCCtcgtcctcctcttcctctgctTCGCCCATGGCACCGCCGACCCCGCCCACCCCGCCCACCCCGCCGACCCTGACCCTTGCCGACCCCGGAGCTGCCCTCACGGGCCGGACGTCCAGTTCCCGTTCCTGCTCGAACACAGCGACCAACCTCACAACTGCGGCTACAGTCCGGACTTCAAGTTGTCCTGCGACGAGCGTGGGCACACCCAGCTCTCGCTCCCGGACACCCCGCGGCCGCTTGTCGTCACGGACATCGATTACAATAACACCTCCATCGGCGTGCGGGACCGCGACAGTTGCATCCCCTTGCTGCTGGCGAACCTCAACCACTCTATCTTCTTCTACGACAACAGCTCACTCAACCGGGATAGTAGTGGTTACTCGTATAGTGGTTATTCGCCGCCCTACAACTATACCCTGTTCCAGTGCCCGCCGCCCAGGAGGACGGACAGCGGCATGAACTGGCTGGGTTGCCTGAGCACGAACGCGTACGATGTCTACGCCGTCCGATCCAACTCCTACGTCGGAGACTTGCCGCTGGTGTCCTGCATGAGGAACGGGAGCATCGACTTGCTCCCGACAACGATCGATAGCATGATGGATAATGTCCGTTTGTTCTGGGCCAAAGAAAAGCCGGACTGCGGGCGATGCACGAATCGTAAGTGGTGTCGGCGGAAAGAGAGCGGCACCAAATGCATCGATCCTCCTCGCAGACACGAAG gaaaaagaaatctaGAGATCACCGGAGGAGTGGTgggcttttttctctttcttgttgGATTAAGCGGACTCGGCTATTTcatcaatgaaaaaagaagagataaagCATTCCAACTCAAGATCGAGAGCTTCTTGCAAGACTACGAGGCCCTCAAGCCCACCCGTTACTCCTACAATGACATCAAGAGGATAACCAATGACTTCGAGGAAAAACTAGGCCAGG CTTACGGAACGGTCTACAAAG AGCTATCGGACGAGATTTTTGTCGCCGTGAAGATGCTGGACAATTCATTCGGGAATGGAGAGGAGTTCATCAACGAAGTGAGCACGATGGGAAGGATTCACCACGTCAACGTGGTCCGGATGGTTGGTTTCTGCGCTGACGGTTTCCGAAGAGCCTTGGTGTACGAGTTCCTGGCGAACGAGTCTCTGGAGAAGTTCATATTTCAGGGCGAGGACACTCTCGACCCTTTCCTTAGTTGGGAGAGGCTCCACGATATCGCTCTCG TGGCCAAAGGCATAGAGTATCTTCACCAGGGGTGTGATCATAAGATCCTCCATTTCGACATTAAGCCGCACAACATCTTGCTAGATAACAACTTCAATCCTAAGATTGCGGATTTTGGTCTGGCAAAGCtatgttccaaggaacaaagtGCAGTGTCCATGACTGCAGCCAGAGGTACCATGGGTTACATTGCCCCAGAAGTCTTCTCCAGGAACTTTGGAAGCGTGTCGTCTAAGTCGGACGTGTACAGCTTCGGAATGCTGCTGCTCGAAATGGTT GGGGGGAGAAAAAACGTTGATGTGAACGCGAAGAACATGAGCCAGATGTACTTCCCGCAGTGGGTCTATAACCATCTAAATAAAGGTGAAGAGCTTGAAATACGAATCCAAGAGGATGGCGACCACAACATAGCCAAGAAACTGGCAATTGTGGGGCTCTGGTGCATTCACTGGTACCCTGCCGATCGGCCCCCTGTGAAAGCGGTGGTTCAGATGCTTGAGGGAGATGAGTGCCCTGTCATGCCAAAAAATCCTTTTGTTTCCTCCAGTTCAGGGGATGCTGCAATCATGCGCGGAAGGCTCTGGAACACAGATTTAGAAGTTATTGCGGAATAA
- the LOC104437884 gene encoding putative RING-H2 finger protein ATL21A, translated as MKILTLFVTLLFFFLLCTEASAKTCTPAFCHRDEPMIHFPFRIGTLQPESCGYPGFDLSCDGVNRTVLELPNSGPFTVQGIDYAGQEMWVNDPEACLPKRLLSLNLSGSPFAGVYSQNFTFFNCSSSYIRYGLNPIACLSGSNYRVFATSSPYVVNTLPSSCALVKTVPVPVEFPFFEQVISSNLSSDLPLQWGVPQCGRCVVRGGRCGLKGNSTTEIQCANVPQRVSGIPRGARYVIIVGVGVPVILVLLGLLCHLCGRVKSYARGRRPVVGEFATAVAPRSAVVSGLDRVVIESYPKIVLGESKRLPKPDDSTCPICLSDYQPKETLKTIPQCNHCFHADCIGEWLCMNATCPVCRNSPPRS; from the exons ATGAAAATCCTCACTCTCTTTGTGACCTtgttattcttcttcttgttatGCACGGAAGCGAGTGCCAAGACCTGCACCCCCGCCTTCTGTCACCGTGACGAGCCCATGATCCATTTCCCCTTCCGGATTGGAACCCTCCAGCCTGAATCTTGTGGGTACCCGGGTTTCGATCTGTCGTGCGACGGGGTGAACCGAACCGTACTAGAGTTGCCCAACTCAGGTCCATTCACCGTCCAAGGCATAGACTATGCCGGGCAAGAGATGTGGGTGAATGACCCCGAGGCTTGCCTCCCCAAGAGGCTTCTCTCCCTCAACCTCTCCGGCTCGCCCTTCGCCGGTGTCTATTCCCAGAACTTCACCTTCTTCAACTGCTCCTCCAGCTACATCAGGTATGGCCTGAACCCGATCGCCTGCCTCAGCGGCTCAAACTACAGAGTCTTTGCGACCTCCTCACCCTACGTCGTGAATACCCTCCCCTCGTCATGCGCCCTTGTGAAGACCGTCCCAGTCCCGGTCGAATTCCCGTTCTTCGAGCAGGTCATCTCGTCAAACCTCAGCAGCGATCTCCCGCTCCAGTGGGGGGTGCCGCAGTGCGGAAGGTGTGTGGTTCGGGGCGGGAGGTGCGGGCTCAAGGGCAACTCCACCACTGAGATTCAGTGCGCCAATGTGCCCCAGCGTG TTTCAGGGATTCCAAGGGGCGCCCGCTACGTGATCATTGTCGGGGTTGGTGTCCCGGTGATTCTGGTCCTCCTGGGCTTGCTTTGCCACCTCTGTGGCAGAGTGAAGTCCTATGCGAGAGGGCGGCGCCCTGTTGTCGGGGAATTTGCCACGGCGGTTGCGCCGCGTTCTGCCGTTGTTTCGGGACTTGACAGGGTGGTCATTGAATCTTACCCAAAAATTGTCCTAGGAGAGAGCAAGCGGCTTCCGAAGCCCGACGACAGCACTTGCCCGATTTGCCTATCAGACTATCAGCCCAAAGAGACCCTCAAGACCATACCGCAATGCAACCATTGCTTCCATGCAGATTGCATTGGCGAGTGGCTTTGCATGAATGCTACTTGCCCAGTTTGCCGGAACTCGCCGCCCCGATCATGA